The following proteins are co-located in the Desulfonauticus submarinus genome:
- a CDS encoding sugar phosphate isomerase/epimerase family protein: MSLHNFFVNLPLRYIYDGKEYLDYFLKHRIQPELGLDWLSVEEFPKSWHLEVADIFAKQGLKVSIHLPFLELRPGALDPFILEATRKRLLEAVDIAAVYSPVHSIAHIGYFPQEYDDFFSDWLVNSLTTWEMVLDRINERFPLFLENVYELEPEPIKDLLSHLGSIRYLGFCLDIGHWFCFGKGSELGNLAQWLQLLGPFLKHLHLHDNDGFDDKHLGLGAGNIPFVELFAGLEFLEISPTYTLEPHTKEDFDISVDFINSHKYWFSLLSKK, encoded by the coding sequence ATGTCTCTCCATAATTTTTTTGTTAACTTGCCTTTAAGATATATTTATGATGGCAAAGAATATTTGGATTATTTTCTTAAACATCGTATTCAGCCTGAACTGGGGTTAGATTGGCTTAGTGTGGAGGAGTTCCCTAAGAGCTGGCATTTAGAAGTTGCAGATATTTTTGCAAAACAAGGTCTTAAGGTTTCTATTCATTTGCCTTTTTTAGAATTAAGGCCTGGAGCGCTTGATCCGTTTATTTTAGAAGCTACAAGGAAGCGCTTGTTAGAGGCTGTTGACATAGCTGCAGTATATAGCCCTGTGCATAGTATAGCTCATATTGGATATTTTCCTCAAGAATATGATGATTTTTTTTCTGACTGGTTGGTCAATTCTTTGACTACTTGGGAAATGGTTTTGGATAGGATAAATGAACGTTTTCCTCTTTTTTTGGAAAATGTCTATGAACTTGAGCCTGAACCAATAAAAGATTTATTATCTCATCTAGGGAGTATTAGGTATTTAGGATTTTGTCTAGATATAGGTCACTGGTTTTGTTTTGGAAAAGGAAGTGAGCTTGGTAATTTAGCACAATGGCTTCAGTTGTTGGGACCATTTTTAAAACATCTTCATTTACATGATAATGATGGTTTTGATGATAAACACCTTGGTTTGGGAGCAGGAAATATTCCTTTTGTAGAGCTTTTTGCTGGACTTGAGTTTTTAGAGATTAGTCCAACATATACTTTAGAGCCACACACTAAAGAGGATTTTGATATTTCTGTAGATTTTATAAATAGTCATAAATATTGGTTTTCTCTTTTATCTAAGAAGTGA
- the gmd gene encoding GDP-mannose 4,6-dehydratase: MEKIALITGITGQDGAYLADFLLKKGYIVHGIKRRTSLFNTDRIEHLYQDPHDPNRRFILHYGDLTDSTNLIRLIQRIQPDEIYNLAAQSHVQVSFDNPEYTANVDALGTLRILEAIRILNLVKKTKFYQASTSELFGKVQQIPQNENTPFYPRSPYAVAKLYAYWITVNYREAYGIYACNGILFNHESPIRGETFVTRKITRALTRIVLGLQDRLYLGNLDAKRDWGHAKDYVKMMWLMLQQKKPEDYVIATGEQHSVREFVEQSANLLGLEIEWKGKGVDTKGFVNKFNKDKFFHLLDILGLKPKINSFDLEERCIIEIDPRYFRPTEVETLLGDATKAKEKLGWEPKITFSDMIKEMVEQDLILACRDFLCENNGFCIQTREW, translated from the coding sequence ATGGAAAAAATAGCTTTAATTACAGGTATTACAGGACAAGATGGTGCATATTTAGCAGACTTTCTTTTAAAAAAAGGATATATTGTCCATGGAATTAAAAGACGTACTTCTCTTTTTAATACGGATCGCATTGAACACTTATACCAAGATCCACATGACCCAAATAGGCGATTTATTTTACACTACGGAGATCTCACTGATTCTACTAACCTAATTAGATTAATTCAACGAATCCAACCAGATGAAATATATAATCTAGCTGCTCAAAGCCATGTTCAAGTATCTTTTGACAATCCAGAATATACTGCCAATGTAGATGCCCTAGGCACTCTTAGAATATTAGAGGCAATAAGAATTCTAAATCTAGTTAAAAAAACAAAATTTTATCAAGCATCTACCTCTGAATTATTTGGCAAGGTTCAACAAATACCTCAAAATGAAAACACTCCTTTTTATCCCCGCTCTCCTTATGCAGTAGCTAAATTATATGCTTACTGGATTACTGTAAATTACCGTGAGGCCTATGGTATATATGCCTGTAATGGTATTTTATTTAACCATGAATCTCCTATTAGAGGAGAAACTTTTGTAACCAGAAAAATTACCCGCGCTTTAACTCGAATTGTATTAGGATTACAAGACAGACTATACCTTGGGAATCTGGATGCCAAAAGAGATTGGGGACATGCTAAAGACTATGTAAAAATGATGTGGCTTATGCTTCAACAAAAAAAACCTGAGGACTATGTCATCGCTACAGGCGAACAACACAGTGTTAGAGAATTTGTAGAACAAAGTGCCAATCTTTTGGGTTTAGAAATAGAATGGAAGGGCAAAGGAGTAGATACAAAAGGGTTCGTAAATAAATTCAATAAGGACAAATTCTTCCATTTACTTGATATTCTAGGCTTAAAACCTAAAATAAATAGTTTCGACTTAGAAGAACGATGTATTATAGAAATAGATCCTCGCTATTTTAGGCCAACAGAAGTAGAAACTCTTCTTGGGGATGCTACCAAAGCCAAGGAAAAGTTAGGTTGGGAGCCTAAAATAACCTTCTCAGACATGATTAAAGAAATGGTTGAACAAGATTTAATACTAGCCTGTAGGGATTTTTTATGTGAAAACAATGGCTTTTGTATACAAACTAGAGAATGGTAA
- a CDS encoding GDP-L-fucose synthase family protein, whose product MHKNSKIYIAGHKGMVGSAIWRALKDKGYSNLIGFPSSKLDLTNQKQVEDFFLTYKPEYVFLAAAKVGGILANATYPAQFIYTNIAIATNVIHAAHKTKVKKLLFLGSSCIYPRECPQPIKEEYLLTSSLEPTNEAYAIAKIAGLKMCEFYFKEYKDNFFAVMPTNLYGPNDNFHLETSHVLPAMLRKFHEAKINNKQHVTLWGTGRPKREFLHVDDLAEACIFLMNLKQDFPRLLNIGCGQDLSIKELAYKIKTIIGYNGEIIWDTSKPDGTPRKLLDISKIKKLGWQPKIKLDKGISSTYKWFVANYNNIKE is encoded by the coding sequence ATGCATAAAAACTCTAAAATATACATAGCCGGCCATAAGGGAATGGTGGGGAGTGCTATCTGGCGTGCTCTTAAAGATAAAGGATACTCTAATCTAATTGGGTTTCCATCTAGCAAACTAGATCTTACGAATCAAAAGCAAGTAGAGGACTTTTTTCTTACATATAAACCAGAGTATGTATTTTTAGCAGCAGCCAAAGTTGGAGGAATATTAGCCAATGCGACCTATCCTGCTCAATTTATTTATACAAATATTGCCATTGCGACAAATGTAATTCATGCTGCTCATAAGACAAAAGTCAAAAAACTCTTATTTTTAGGTTCTTCTTGTATTTATCCAAGGGAATGTCCTCAGCCGATTAAAGAAGAGTATTTACTCACTTCTAGTTTAGAACCCACTAACGAAGCATATGCAATAGCTAAAATTGCTGGTCTTAAAATGTGCGAATTTTATTTTAAAGAATATAAAGATAATTTCTTTGCTGTTATGCCAACTAATTTATATGGACCAAATGACAATTTCCATTTAGAAACCAGTCATGTTTTACCTGCCATGTTACGCAAATTTCATGAGGCAAAAATAAATAATAAGCAGCACGTCACCCTTTGGGGAACAGGACGTCCTAAAAGGGAATTCCTCCATGTGGACGATTTAGCAGAAGCCTGTATCTTTTTAATGAATCTAAAACAAGATTTTCCCCGCCTATTAAATATAGGATGCGGCCAAGATTTAAGCATAAAAGAACTTGCTTATAAAATTAAAACAATCATTGGATATAATGGAGAAATTATATGGGACACATCTAAACCAGATGGAACTCCTCGCAAACTTTTAGATATAAGCAAAATAAAAAAATTAGGCTGGCAACCTAAAATAAAATTAGACAAAGGCATATCCTCTACCTATAAATGGTTTGTTGCCAACTATAACAACATAAAGGAATAG